From a region of the Thiorhodovibrio winogradskyi genome:
- a CDS encoding efflux RND transporter periplasmic adaptor subunit, with translation MHIVKTLFHRGLTYGVGALALTALAGVVLASDEEGRAHAQGIELDTAPVTYRQVEREYRLDGVVEAVNRTTVSAQTQGLVEDILYDVDDFVERGAIIARLRDTEHRTRVAQAAAEMKAAVAQLEQAREEHRRVEGLFKKKTASDSEMDKAAAELKSAEARLEASQAALEQAQEQLDYTLIRAPYSGIVTERFVEVGEMASPGKAVMSGVSLEKLRVSVDVPQSVIPAVRAQGAVRVFAHDGEPVETGTITVFPFAETGSNSFEVRVALAGDNPGLFPGMFVKTVFVTGEARELTIPAEAVVYRSEVTGAYVVAEDGRIGFRLIRVGRRLNGSLRVLSGLSEGERVALDPIAAGVALKEQAAVRAETRAGPRAGIADRNQGGDRDHG, from the coding sequence ATGCACATTGTCAAGACTCTTTTTCACCGGGGCCTGACTTATGGAGTCGGCGCGCTGGCGCTGACCGCTCTGGCGGGTGTCGTGCTCGCCAGTGATGAGGAAGGCCGCGCCCATGCGCAAGGCATCGAACTCGATACCGCCCCCGTGACCTACCGTCAGGTCGAGCGGGAATACCGTCTCGATGGCGTGGTGGAGGCGGTCAACCGGACCACCGTCTCGGCCCAGACCCAGGGGCTGGTGGAGGACATTCTCTACGACGTGGACGATTTCGTTGAGCGTGGCGCGATCATCGCGCGGCTGCGCGACACCGAGCACCGCACCCGGGTCGCCCAGGCGGCGGCGGAGATGAAAGCCGCCGTCGCTCAGCTGGAGCAGGCACGCGAGGAGCATCGGCGTGTCGAGGGGCTGTTCAAGAAAAAAACCGCGTCCGACTCAGAGATGGACAAGGCCGCCGCCGAGCTGAAAAGTGCCGAGGCCAGGCTCGAGGCCAGCCAAGCAGCGCTGGAACAGGCGCAGGAACAGCTCGACTACACCCTGATCCGCGCGCCTTATTCAGGCATTGTCACCGAGCGCTTCGTCGAGGTCGGCGAGATGGCCAGCCCCGGCAAGGCGGTGATGAGCGGGGTGTCGCTCGAGAAGCTGCGAGTGAGCGTGGATGTGCCCCAGAGCGTGATTCCGGCGGTGCGCGCGCAGGGCGCGGTGCGGGTGTTCGCGCACGACGGCGAGCCGGTGGAGACCGGTACCATCACGGTATTTCCCTTCGCCGAGACCGGCTCCAACAGCTTCGAGGTGCGGGTGGCGCTGGCTGGCGACAATCCTGGGCTCTTCCCTGGCATGTTCGTGAAAACGGTCTTTGTCACCGGCGAGGCGCGCGAACTGACCATTCCCGCCGAGGCGGTGGTGTACCGCTCGGAGGTCACCGGCGCCTATGTGGTGGCCGAGGACGGGCGCATCGGCTTCCGGCTGATTCGCGTCGGACGCCGGCTCAATGGCTCGCTGCGGGTGCTTTCTGGCCTGAGCGAGGGGGAGCGGGTGGCGCTTGATCCCATCGCCGCCGGCGTGGCCTTGAAGGAACAGGCCGCCGTGCGCGCCGAAACCCGCGCTGGGCCCCGTGCTGGGATTGCAGATCGGAACCAAGGCGGAGATCGGGATCATGGCTGA
- a CDS encoding HD domain-containing phosphohydrolase: MPSVIAASRLKPARSEPGFSRQTLVEQLRTWESIVSRLPEAVCITDHLGVIEYVNAAFEQLFGHPAADLLGDSLDSLALLDLPNGKDGSGLPGFDYLGSLPQCDTTESWQGEVVARHRDGQALPVRVSTLPRRAGAGAGPGAGRAQGHVSIFVDISETKRRERQLDEIIHRNPDAILITDDSGRVRFANPAAQRLLARDERELENFPLGLTSQSSCGEIDVHRSTGELVPVELHAMETTWENQRAHVLTLRDLTDRHLAEQEKRASAERIRTALVQTIEAISRTVETRDPYTAGHQRRVATLGREMALAMGLDQDIVDGVYMGGTIHDIGKLYIPAEILNRPGKLNDAEFMLIKTHCAVGRDIIGGIDFPWPLAEMIHQHHERIDGSGYPRGLQGEDILLQARILSVADVVDAMSSRRPYREALGLDAALKEIARGAGSCYDPDAAAICIQLFQRQGLRLEDLEPAN; the protein is encoded by the coding sequence ATGCCTTCAGTCATTGCCGCATCCCGCTTAAAGCCTGCCCGCTCCGAGCCAGGCTTCTCCCGCCAGACGCTGGTTGAGCAGCTGCGCACCTGGGAGTCCATTGTCAGCCGCTTGCCCGAGGCGGTCTGCATCACCGACCACCTTGGCGTGATTGAGTATGTCAACGCCGCTTTTGAGCAACTCTTTGGCCACCCGGCAGCCGACCTCCTTGGCGACAGCCTAGACAGCCTGGCACTGCTGGATCTACCCAATGGCAAGGACGGCTCCGGGCTGCCTGGATTCGATTACCTTGGCAGTTTGCCACAGTGTGACACGACCGAGAGTTGGCAGGGTGAGGTGGTCGCTCGGCATCGAGACGGTCAGGCTCTTCCGGTACGCGTCAGCACCCTGCCCCGGCGCGCCGGAGCCGGAGCCGGACCCGGAGCCGGTCGCGCGCAAGGCCATGTGAGCATCTTTGTCGACATCAGCGAGACCAAGCGCCGCGAGCGCCAACTCGATGAAATTATTCATCGCAACCCAGATGCCATCCTGATCACCGACGACAGCGGCCGCGTGCGCTTCGCCAATCCCGCAGCGCAACGTCTGCTTGCGCGCGACGAACGCGAACTCGAGAACTTCCCGCTCGGGCTCACTTCCCAAAGCAGCTGCGGCGAAATCGACGTACATCGATCCACGGGCGAACTGGTGCCGGTGGAACTGCATGCAATGGAAACCACCTGGGAGAACCAGCGCGCCCATGTGCTCACGCTGCGTGACCTGACCGACCGCCACCTGGCCGAACAGGAAAAGCGCGCCAGCGCAGAGCGCATCCGCACCGCCCTGGTGCAAACCATCGAGGCCATCTCGCGCACGGTCGAGACGCGTGATCCCTACACCGCCGGTCATCAGCGCCGCGTCGCCACCCTGGGGCGCGAGATGGCACTGGCGATGGGACTGGATCAGGATATCGTCGATGGCGTCTACATGGGCGGCACCATTCACGATATCGGCAAGCTCTATATCCCGGCGGAAATCCTCAACCGGCCGGGCAAACTCAACGATGCTGAGTTCATGCTGATTAAAACCCACTGCGCGGTCGGGCGCGACATCATCGGCGGCATCGACTTTCCCTGGCCGCTGGCGGAAATGATCCATCAGCACCACGAGCGAATCGACGGCAGCGGCTACCCGCGCGGACTCCAGGGCGAGGACATTCTGCTGCAGGCACGCATCCTGTCCGTCGCTGACGTGGTGGATGCCATGAGCTCCCGCCGTCCCTATCGCGAAGCCCTCGGGCTTGACGCCGCCCTTAAAGAGATCGCCCGCGGCGCGGGCAGCTGCTACGACCCGGACGCCGCGGCCATCTGCATCCAGCTGTTTCAGCGCCAGGGCCTGCGCCTTGAGGACCTGGAACCAGCCAACTGA
- a CDS encoding type IA DNA topoisomerase: MVTTLVLAEKPSVARDIARVLGARARHEGYLEGGGYRVTWALGHLVHFAEPDDYGTQERAAGDDQATSGGTVNWAGRWSLAQLPMIPARWRLRTDKKTSAQFKIVKALLNAPETERLVCATDAGREGEAIFRLIYQHARCTKPVERLWISSLTDEAIRAGFQALKPGSAFDPLAAAARARAQADWLIGMNLTRAYTVRNRVLCTIGRVQTPTLAMIVARDAAIAAFQKAYFYELVAHLREGFDARLAPHWPEDSETRIDDKAKAEKHREQLAPHHSGTVADIQRKERRQRPPPLYDLTNLQRDANRHFGFTAAKTLELAQQLYEQYKLISYPRTESRHISEDMLPQLPGILGALGHPLAPVAAERLAAGHKLSKAYVDKTRLTDHHAILPTQTRAPTSLPEPLKHIYDLVCARFVAVFLPDQRVLDIHVRLDIGGACFLAQAARVLDPGWKAAELKTKRTASEPDTEPPQTAALAALEQGQTVTVDGLEVVEKETQAPRPFDDASLLNAMKNAGREIEDDALAAAMKDSGLGTPATRAEIIEKLIRTGYVERQRKTLRATEKGRVLIALVAEPLRSPELTAEWEQRLKAIERGESDAEAFYRDICDFIRALIPRVAEGAAMSAEQIVAARALAPGNKGSTKGGKSTRGKGRGKRAPRSTADLGTCPICQQGQITENSRAFGCDRYRDGCGFTVWKTIAGHQVTPTELQALIETGQTAPLGDFRSKAGKAFSARLRLDAKGRVKLDFDTPSPQTSTAPETSPRPVPSSAATEQPEAQSQSLPLASSPNQTSGLGACPKCRQGQIIKGRRGYGCNRYREGCDFVIWREQFGVQLDEQHIRDLIARGESAPIDGLMDPDGVPSRACLRLDAEDGIRMIPVASKKSSTGNH, from the coding sequence ATGGTGACCACCCTGGTTTTGGCCGAAAAGCCCAGTGTCGCCCGTGACATCGCGCGTGTCCTGGGCGCGCGTGCGCGCCACGAGGGTTATCTCGAAGGCGGCGGCTATCGCGTCACCTGGGCGCTGGGGCATCTGGTACACTTCGCCGAGCCGGATGACTACGGAACGCAAGAGCGCGCGGCGGGGGATGATCAGGCCACCTCGGGTGGAACAGTCAATTGGGCCGGACGCTGGTCGCTCGCCCAACTGCCAATGATCCCGGCGCGCTGGCGGTTGCGCACCGACAAAAAGACCTCGGCGCAGTTCAAGATCGTCAAGGCGCTGTTGAATGCCCCGGAAACCGAGCGCCTGGTCTGCGCCACGGATGCCGGGCGCGAGGGCGAGGCCATTTTCCGGCTCATCTACCAGCATGCGCGCTGCACCAAGCCGGTGGAGCGGCTATGGATCTCGAGCCTGACCGACGAGGCCATTCGCGCCGGCTTCCAGGCGCTCAAACCCGGCAGCGCCTTCGATCCACTCGCCGCCGCCGCGCGCGCCCGTGCCCAGGCCGATTGGCTGATCGGCATGAATCTGACCCGCGCCTATACGGTGCGCAACCGCGTGCTCTGCACCATCGGACGGGTACAGACGCCGACGCTGGCGATGATCGTGGCGCGCGATGCCGCCATCGCCGCCTTCCAGAAAGCCTACTTTTATGAACTGGTCGCGCACCTGCGCGAGGGCTTTGACGCCCGCCTGGCGCCGCACTGGCCAGAGGATAGCGAGACGCGCATCGATGATAAGGCCAAGGCCGAAAAGCACCGCGAGCAGCTCGCCCCGCACCACAGCGGCACTGTCGCCGACATCCAGCGCAAGGAACGCCGTCAACGCCCGCCGCCGCTCTATGATTTGACCAATCTGCAACGCGACGCCAACCGGCATTTCGGCTTCACCGCCGCCAAGACGCTTGAACTCGCCCAGCAACTCTATGAGCAATACAAGCTGATCAGCTATCCGCGCACCGAGAGCCGCCACATCAGCGAGGACATGCTGCCCCAGTTGCCGGGTATTCTCGGCGCCCTCGGCCACCCGCTCGCGCCCGTCGCCGCCGAGCGCCTGGCCGCCGGGCACAAGCTCAGTAAAGCCTATGTCGACAAAACGCGGCTGACCGATCACCACGCCATCCTGCCCACCCAGACCCGGGCGCCAACCAGCCTGCCCGAGCCGCTCAAACACATCTATGATCTGGTCTGCGCGCGCTTTGTCGCCGTTTTTCTGCCCGATCAGCGGGTGCTCGACATCCATGTCCGGCTCGACATCGGCGGCGCCTGCTTTCTCGCCCAGGCGGCGCGGGTGCTGGATCCGGGCTGGAAAGCCGCCGAGCTGAAAACCAAGCGCACCGCCAGCGAGCCCGACACCGAGCCGCCCCAGACCGCCGCCCTGGCCGCGCTGGAGCAAGGCCAGACTGTCACTGTCGATGGGCTTGAGGTGGTCGAGAAAGAAACCCAGGCGCCGCGCCCATTCGATGACGCCAGCCTGCTGAACGCGATGAAAAACGCCGGGCGCGAGATCGAGGACGATGCGCTGGCGGCGGCGATGAAGGACAGCGGACTCGGCACCCCGGCCACCCGCGCCGAGATCATCGAGAAGCTGATTCGCACCGGTTATGTGGAACGCCAGCGCAAAACCCTGCGAGCCACCGAAAAGGGCCGGGTGCTGATCGCGCTGGTCGCCGAGCCCCTGCGCAGCCCCGAGCTGACCGCTGAGTGGGAGCAGCGCCTGAAGGCCATCGAGCGCGGCGAGAGCGATGCCGAGGCCTTCTATCGCGACATCTGTGATTTTATCCGCGCGCTCATCCCCCGGGTGGCCGAGGGTGCCGCCATGAGCGCCGAGCAGATCGTCGCCGCGCGCGCGCTCGCGCCGGGCAACAAAGGGAGTACCAAGGGCGGCAAGAGCACGCGCGGGAAAGGCCGGGGCAAGCGCGCGCCCCGGTCTACAGCCGATCTCGGCACTTGCCCCATCTGCCAGCAGGGCCAGATCACCGAGAACTCCCGCGCCTTCGGCTGCGACCGCTACCGGGACGGCTGCGGCTTTACCGTCTGGAAAACTATCGCCGGGCACCAGGTCACCCCGACCGAACTCCAAGCCCTGATCGAGACCGGCCAGACCGCGCCCCTAGGTGATTTCCGCTCCAAAGCCGGCAAGGCGTTCAGCGCCCGCTTGCGGCTTGACGCCAAGGGCCGGGTCAAGCTCGACTTCGATACGCCCTCGCCTCAAACCAGCACAGCACCCGAGACGAGTCCGCGACCTGTCCCGTCGTCAGCCGCGACCGAGCAGCCGGAAGCCCAGTCCCAATCGCTTCCCCTAGCCTCATCCCCCAACCAAACTTCTGGCCTCGGAGCTTGTCCAAAGTGTCGACAGGGGCAAATCATCAAAGGGCGCCGTGGCTATGGTTGCAACCGCTATCGGGAGGGCTGCGACTTCGTCATCTGGCGCGAGCAGTTTGGAGTGCAGCTCGATGAGCAACACATCCGCGACCTGATCGCGCGCGGAGAAAGCGCCCCTATCGATGGTCTGATGGATCCCGATGGCGTGCCGAGCAGGGCCTGCCTGCGACTGGACGCCGAGGACGGCATCCGGATGATCCCTGTCGCGAGCAAAAAATCCTCCACTGGAAACCATTGA